A genomic segment from Barrientosiimonas humi encodes:
- a CDS encoding M20/M25/M40 family metallo-hydrolase, with amino-acid sequence MTATRRPHALAATVALVAAPLLAAPADAAVAPDISLTEVQGHVSALQQIADANGGNRAVGTPGYQRSLDYVKGRLEAAGLSTTVQQVPTSRGTTYNLVAEVPGSDPNGVVMLGSHLDGATAGPGINDNASGTAGVLETALTYAASGEKPRNTLRFAFWGAEEIGLVGSSYYVQSLTSTERSRIKAYVNADMIGSVNPGYFVYDDNPAGTFVRDDLTSLMSAEGVPAEYVDVQGRSDHAAFLRYGIPTGGLYSGGSEPKSAAQANSWGGTAGASFDPCYHRSCDDSSNIDPTALDRHSDVLGGILWKYAGQAFTTSAQRPAA; translated from the coding sequence ATGACAGCCACCCGCCGCCCGCACGCCCTCGCCGCCACCGTGGCGCTCGTCGCCGCTCCCCTGCTCGCCGCACCGGCCGACGCCGCGGTCGCCCCGGACATCTCGCTGACCGAGGTGCAGGGGCACGTTTCGGCGCTGCAGCAGATCGCCGACGCCAACGGGGGCAACCGGGCGGTGGGGACGCCGGGATACCAGCGGTCGCTGGACTACGTGAAGGGGCGGCTCGAGGCGGCTGGCCTGAGCACGACCGTGCAGCAGGTCCCGACCTCGCGCGGGACGACGTACAACCTCGTGGCGGAGGTGCCCGGCAGCGACCCGAACGGCGTCGTGATGCTCGGCTCGCACCTCGACGGCGCCACCGCCGGCCCCGGGATCAACGACAACGCGTCCGGCACCGCGGGCGTGCTCGAGACCGCGCTCACCTATGCCGCGAGCGGCGAGAAGCCCCGCAACACACTGCGATTCGCGTTCTGGGGCGCCGAGGAGATCGGCCTGGTCGGCTCGAGCTACTACGTGCAGTCGCTGACCAGCACCGAGCGCTCGCGCATCAAGGCGTACGTCAACGCGGACATGATCGGGTCGGTGAACCCGGGCTACTTCGTCTACGACGACAACCCCGCCGGCACGTTCGTGCGCGACGACCTCACCAGCCTGATGAGCGCCGAGGGCGTGCCGGCCGAGTACGTCGACGTGCAGGGCCGCAGCGACCACGCCGCCTTCCTGCGGTACGGCATCCCCACCGGGGGTCTCTACAGCGGCGGCTCCGAGCCGAAGTCGGCGGCGCAGGCGAACAGCTGGGGCGGCACGGCCGGGGCCTCGTTCGACCCGTGCTACCACCGCTCCTGCGACGACTCCAGCAACATCGACCCCACCGCGCTGGACCGGCACAGCGACGTCCTCGGCGGCATCCTGTGGAAGTACGCCGGTCAGGCCTTCACGACCTCGGCGCAGCGCCCCGCGGCGTAG
- a CDS encoding glycoside hydrolase family 3 C-terminal domain-containing protein translates to MVSASDLPLEQQVALLSGATFWRTESFPDQGIPSAVLSDGPHGLRAQNPDLNSFGLSDSRPATCFPPAVTMATTWDEELVEVVGRAVGVEARALGVDVVLGPGLNIKRHPCGGRNFEYYSEDPLLSGRFAAAAVRGIQSAGVGACVKHFALNNQESHRMVVDAVVDERTLREIYLAGFEHVVTEAQPWAVMAAYNSVNGEPATASPRLLREILRETWGFEGLVMSDWSAVGDRVAGVAAGMDLEMPSSRGLSDGDVVAAVRQGRLPEAAVTACAQRVLDLAARGPGEAAGSIPVDVHDALARRAAAAGTVLLTNDGTLPLDPTASVALIGAMAEHPRFQGGGSSQVNPTRVTTALAALESRGATFTHHPVYDPQTGEAGRAEIAAAADAARAADVAVVLVGLPPVVESEGFDRADLALPPQHDALVTAVAAANPRTVVALSNGSPVTLPWADDVAAVLECYLGGQASGGALVDVLYGDADPGGRLAETFPRARADVAADPFFPGRPHQVEHREGLFVGYRHHVTAEVPPAFAFGHGLSYAAFDWSDPRLSTDAIAAGQDVELTVTVTNVARRAGSDVVQVYLADRTGVVLRPARTLAAFAKVHLDPGESRDVTVVVPARAFQFFDVAQQRWQTPTGEFGVEVARSSVDVVATLPVTVNGGVSTSSEPADGPAVAASDADFERRLGRPVPTPRPVRPFSRDSTMSEIAQTRVGAAFRATLWRLGPGRAGETDPTTQEAVTRAFEELPLRAAAALSGGRLRWPAVDALLDLANGRPLQLLGGAARGANGLLRRWGGR, encoded by the coding sequence ATGGTCTCCGCCTCCGACCTCCCGCTCGAGCAGCAGGTCGCGCTGCTGTCCGGCGCCACCTTCTGGCGCACGGAATCCTTTCCCGACCAAGGGATTCCGTCGGCGGTGCTCAGCGACGGTCCGCACGGGCTGCGCGCGCAGAACCCCGACCTGAACAGCTTCGGGCTGTCCGACAGCCGGCCGGCGACCTGCTTCCCGCCGGCGGTCACGATGGCGACCACCTGGGACGAAGAGCTCGTCGAGGTCGTCGGTCGCGCGGTCGGCGTGGAGGCGCGGGCGCTCGGCGTCGACGTGGTGCTCGGGCCGGGGCTGAACATCAAGCGGCACCCGTGCGGCGGGCGCAACTTCGAGTACTACAGCGAGGATCCGCTGCTCAGCGGCCGGTTCGCGGCGGCCGCCGTGCGCGGCATCCAGAGCGCGGGCGTCGGCGCCTGCGTGAAGCACTTCGCGTTGAACAACCAGGAGTCGCACCGCATGGTCGTCGACGCCGTCGTCGACGAGCGCACGCTGCGCGAGATCTACCTCGCCGGCTTCGAGCACGTCGTCACCGAGGCGCAGCCCTGGGCGGTGATGGCGGCGTACAACAGTGTGAACGGCGAACCGGCCACCGCCAGCCCCCGGCTGCTGCGCGAGATCCTGCGCGAGACATGGGGATTCGAGGGTCTGGTGATGAGCGACTGGAGCGCCGTGGGCGACCGCGTCGCGGGTGTCGCGGCGGGCATGGACCTCGAGATGCCGAGCAGCCGGGGGCTGTCCGACGGCGACGTCGTCGCTGCCGTACGCCAGGGCCGGCTCCCCGAGGCGGCCGTCACCGCGTGCGCGCAGCGGGTGCTCGACCTGGCCGCGCGGGGCCCGGGTGAGGCGGCGGGGAGCATCCCGGTCGACGTGCACGACGCGCTCGCCCGCCGCGCGGCGGCCGCCGGCACCGTGCTGCTCACCAACGACGGCACCCTGCCGCTGGACCCGACGGCCTCGGTCGCGCTGATCGGGGCGATGGCCGAGCACCCGCGCTTCCAGGGCGGCGGCAGCTCGCAGGTCAACCCGACGCGCGTCACGACGGCGCTGGCCGCGCTGGAGAGCCGGGGCGCGACGTTCACCCATCACCCCGTCTACGACCCGCAGACCGGCGAGGCGGGCCGCGCCGAGATCGCCGCCGCGGCCGACGCCGCGCGCGCCGCCGACGTCGCGGTGGTGCTGGTCGGCCTCCCGCCGGTGGTCGAGAGCGAAGGCTTCGACCGGGCCGACCTCGCGCTGCCGCCGCAGCACGACGCGCTCGTGACCGCCGTCGCCGCCGCGAACCCGCGCACCGTCGTGGCGCTGTCCAACGGGTCGCCGGTGACGCTGCCGTGGGCCGACGACGTGGCGGCGGTGCTCGAGTGCTATCTCGGCGGTCAGGCGAGCGGTGGGGCGCTCGTCGACGTGCTGTACGGCGACGCCGACCCGGGCGGGCGGCTCGCCGAGACCTTCCCGCGGGCGCGCGCCGACGTGGCCGCCGACCCGTTCTTCCCCGGCCGGCCGCACCAGGTCGAGCACCGCGAGGGGCTGTTCGTCGGCTATCGGCACCACGTGACCGCCGAGGTGCCGCCGGCGTTCGCCTTCGGGCACGGGCTCAGCTACGCGGCGTTCGACTGGAGCGACCCGCGCCTGTCGACCGACGCGATCGCCGCGGGCCAGGACGTCGAGCTCACGGTCACGGTGACCAACGTGGCGCGCCGGGCCGGGTCGGACGTGGTGCAGGTCTACCTGGCCGACCGCACCGGCGTGGTGCTGCGCCCGGCGCGCACGCTCGCCGCCTTCGCCAAGGTGCACCTGGACCCCGGGGAGTCCCGCGACGTCACGGTCGTGGTGCCCGCCCGGGCGTTCCAGTTCTTCGACGTCGCGCAGCAGCGGTGGCAGACGCCCACCGGCGAGTTCGGCGTCGAGGTCGCCCGCTCCTCGGTCGACGTGGTGGCGACCCTGCCGGTCACGGTGAACGGCGGGGTGAGCACCAGCAGCGAACCGGCCGACGGTCCCGCGGTGGCCGCGAGCGACGCCGACTTCGAGCGGCGCCTCGGACGCCCCGTCCCGACCCCGCGGCCGGTGCGGCCGTTCAGCCGCGACTCCACGATGTCGGAGATCGCGCAGACGCGGGTCGGCGCGGCCTTCCGCGCGACGCTGTGGCGCCTCGGCCCGGGCCGGGCCGGGGAGACCGACCCCACGACGCAGGAGGCCGTCACCCGCGCCTTCGAGGAGCTGCCGCTGCGGGCCGCAGCCGCGCTGTCCGGCGGGCGGCTGCGCTGGCCGGCGGTCGACGCCCTCCTGGACCTGGCCAACGGGCGCCCGCTGCAGCTGCTCGGGGGCGCGGCGCGCGGCGCGAACGGGCTGCTGCGTCGGTGGGGTGGCCGCTAG
- a CDS encoding carboxymuconolactone decarboxylase family protein, giving the protein MTPRVRPGGLRELGPTAYAFSRAAGRVMGTAPPAVFTVLGRARRTYWGWLGFAASLMPFGHLPRRESELVILRVAHLRDSAYERAHHERIGRRSGLTTSEIDRTATDLDDQWPVRDAAILRAVDELVGTSDLSDETWTALGRHLDERERLELLLLVGNYTMLATTLHVLRLQPDPPRARNGADRPAARVERSVVADERGAAPARSDHSAGGSSQALGPT; this is encoded by the coding sequence GTGACGCCGCGCGTCCGCCCGGGTGGTCTGCGCGAGCTGGGGCCGACGGCGTACGCCTTCAGCCGGGCGGCCGGTCGCGTCATGGGCACCGCGCCGCCCGCGGTGTTCACGGTGCTCGGCCGGGCGCGCCGGACGTACTGGGGGTGGCTGGGGTTCGCCGCCTCGCTGATGCCGTTCGGGCACCTGCCGCGGCGCGAGAGCGAGCTGGTCATCCTGCGCGTGGCCCACCTCAGGGACAGTGCGTACGAGCGCGCCCACCACGAGCGGATCGGCCGCCGATCCGGGTTGACGACCTCCGAGATCGACCGCACCGCAACGGATCTCGACGACCAGTGGCCGGTGCGCGACGCGGCGATCCTGCGTGCGGTCGACGAGCTGGTGGGCACGTCCGACCTGTCCGACGAGACGTGGACCGCCCTCGGCCGGCACCTCGACGAGCGCGAGCGCCTCGAGCTGCTGCTGCTCGTCGGGAACTACACGATGCTGGCGACGACGCTGCACGTGCTGCGGCTGCAGCCCGACCCGCCGCGGGCCCGCAACGGCGCCGACAGGCCCGCCGCGCGCGTCGAAAGGTCAGTTGTTGCCGATGAACGGGGCGCGGCACCAGCCAGAAGTGACCACTCGGCGGGCGGTTCCTCGCAGGCGCTCGGCCCGACCTAG
- a CDS encoding SDR family NAD(P)-dependent oxidoreductase, whose protein sequence is MAAEPLTGRRVLITGAARGIGAALAARLASRGARLALLGLEPDLLRQVAERTGAVWRECDVSDRAQVDTAVAELVGELGGLDVVVANAGIARQLAMIGGDPEVMERTLAVNALGTYYTLRAAGPHVAHPGGYALLTASLGAAVHLPLMGAYSASKAAVEAMGNTLRQELRPSGARVGVAFYSELDTEMTSRGFGTEAAKALLGRHTSLSGVSSLPRAIDTLERGIARRSRTIAAPVWGRAVLPARALAQRVVELKPLPQLERALELARTEDVPFTTAQPERVERS, encoded by the coding sequence ATGGCAGCCGAACCACTCACCGGACGACGCGTCCTGATCACCGGGGCCGCGCGCGGCATCGGTGCGGCGCTGGCCGCGCGCCTCGCCTCCCGCGGGGCCCGCCTCGCCCTGCTCGGGCTCGAGCCCGACCTGCTGCGGCAGGTGGCCGAGCGCACCGGCGCCGTCTGGCGCGAGTGCGACGTCAGCGACCGGGCGCAGGTCGACACCGCCGTGGCCGAGCTGGTCGGCGAGCTCGGCGGGCTCGACGTGGTCGTCGCCAACGCCGGGATCGCCAGGCAGCTGGCCATGATCGGCGGCGACCCGGAGGTCATGGAGCGCACGCTGGCGGTCAACGCGCTCGGCACCTACTACACGCTGCGCGCGGCCGGGCCGCACGTCGCGCACCCCGGCGGCTACGCGCTGCTCACCGCCTCGCTCGGCGCCGCCGTGCACCTGCCGCTGATGGGCGCCTACTCCGCCTCCAAGGCCGCCGTCGAGGCGATGGGCAACACGCTGCGCCAGGAGCTGCGCCCGAGCGGTGCCCGGGTCGGGGTCGCGTTCTACTCCGAGCTCGACACCGAGATGACCAGCCGTGGCTTCGGCACCGAGGCGGCCAAGGCCCTGCTCGGGCGGCACACCTCGCTGAGCGGCGTCTCCTCCCTCCCCCGCGCCATCGACACGCTCGAGCGCGGCATCGCCCGCCGGTCGCGCACCATCGCCGCGCCGGTGTGGGGTCGGGCCGTGCTGCCCGCCCGCGCGCTCGCCCAGCGCGTGGTCGAGCTCAAGCCGCTCCCCCAGCTCGAGCGCGCCCTCGAGCTCGCCCGCACCGAGGACGTGCCGTTCACCACCGCCCAGCCGGAGCGGGTGGAGCGGTCGTGA
- a CDS encoding agmatine deiminase family protein, giving the protein MTNADNGSRGWRMPAETSPQSRVWMAWPSSGYTLGDTEDEADAARRTWAAVANAVVEFEPVTMLVAPGQDDVAARFLDDRVERTTAPLDDAWMRDIGPTFVRDASGALGAVDWVFNGWGAQSWASWEHDAEVGELVGRLAGAEVLDSPIVNEGGGFHVDGEGTALLTETVQLDPGRNPGKTREDIEAELRRTLGVTRCIWLPRGLTRDYEEFGTRGHVDIVATFPSPGVVLVHDQEDPEHPDHAVSRELIEVLSNAVDAAGRTLEIVRIPAPATGFDDEGPVDYSYVNHLVVNGGVIACTFDDPNDARALAVLEQVYPGRRVVGVDARELYARGGGIHCITQQQPG; this is encoded by the coding sequence ATGACCAACGCTGACAACGGTTCTCGCGGCTGGCGCATGCCGGCCGAGACCTCTCCGCAGTCGCGCGTCTGGATGGCCTGGCCGTCGTCGGGCTACACCCTCGGCGACACCGAGGACGAGGCCGACGCGGCGCGGCGCACCTGGGCCGCGGTCGCGAACGCCGTCGTCGAGTTCGAGCCCGTGACGATGCTCGTCGCGCCGGGCCAGGACGACGTCGCGGCCCGCTTCCTCGACGACCGGGTCGAGCGCACCACCGCCCCGCTCGACGACGCGTGGATGCGCGATATCGGCCCGACGTTCGTGCGCGACGCCTCGGGGGCGCTCGGCGCGGTCGACTGGGTCTTCAACGGGTGGGGCGCCCAGTCGTGGGCCTCGTGGGAGCACGACGCCGAGGTCGGCGAGCTCGTCGGCCGGCTCGCCGGCGCCGAGGTGCTCGACTCGCCGATCGTCAACGAGGGTGGGGGTTTTCACGTTGACGGCGAGGGGACGGCCCTGCTCACCGAGACGGTGCAGCTGGACCCCGGACGCAACCCCGGGAAGACGCGCGAGGACATCGAGGCCGAGCTCCGACGTACGCTCGGGGTCACCCGCTGCATCTGGCTCCCCCGCGGGCTGACCCGCGACTACGAGGAGTTCGGCACCCGCGGCCACGTCGACATCGTCGCGACCTTCCCCTCCCCCGGCGTCGTGCTGGTGCACGACCAGGAGGACCCCGAGCACCCCGACCACGCGGTTAGCCGCGAGCTGATCGAGGTGCTGAGCAACGCCGTCGACGCCGCCGGACGCACGCTCGAGATCGTCCGGATCCCTGCTCCTGCAACGGGATTCGACGACGAGGGCCCGGTCGACTACAGCTACGTCAACCACCTCGTCGTCAACGGCGGGGTCATCGCGTGCACCTTCGACGACCCGAACGACGCGCGCGCCCTCGCCGTGCTGGAGCAGGTCTACCCCGGCCGCAGGGTCGTGGGCGTCGACGCCCGCGAGCTGTACGCCCGCGGTGGCGGCATCCACTGCATCACCCAGCAGCAACCCGGCTGA
- a CDS encoding nitrilase-related carbon-nitrogen hydrolase has protein sequence MELITTTSVPTSPARVDEPSAPPLRIGVVQHHWREDADELRAVLSEAIGQAAEAGATAVFLPELTLSRYPADTLPEGTPSATAEDLETGPTITFAREAAKAHDVYVHASLYEKADQADGLGFNTAVLVAPDGTLVARTRKTHIPVTAGYYEDKYFRPGPPEDAYPVVDVPGQDVRLGLPTCWDEWFPEVARLYAIGGADVLVYPTAIGSEPDHPEFDTQPLWQHTIVGHAIANGLFVVAPNRTGTEGLITFYGTSFVADPYGRILVQAPRETEAVLVTDLDLSQRKDWLDLFPFLATRRPDSYAALSEPVRPEHQRQVSE, from the coding sequence ATGGAGCTGATCACCACCACGTCCGTCCCGACGTCCCCGGCCCGCGTCGACGAGCCGAGCGCGCCGCCCCTGCGCATCGGGGTGGTGCAGCACCACTGGCGCGAGGACGCCGACGAGCTGCGCGCGGTGCTGTCCGAGGCGATCGGCCAGGCCGCCGAGGCGGGCGCGACGGCGGTGTTCCTGCCCGAGCTGACGCTGTCGCGCTACCCCGCCGACACCCTCCCCGAGGGCACCCCGTCGGCCACCGCCGAGGACCTCGAGACCGGCCCCACGATCACGTTCGCGCGCGAGGCCGCCAAGGCCCACGACGTCTACGTCCACGCCTCGCTCTACGAGAAGGCCGACCAGGCCGACGGCCTGGGCTTCAACACCGCCGTGCTCGTCGCGCCGGACGGCACGCTCGTCGCGCGCACCCGCAAGACGCACATCCCGGTGACCGCCGGCTACTACGAGGACAAGTACTTCCGCCCCGGCCCGCCCGAGGACGCCTACCCCGTCGTCGACGTGCCCGGCCAGGACGTGCGGCTGGGTCTGCCGACCTGCTGGGACGAGTGGTTCCCCGAGGTCGCCCGGCTGTACGCCATCGGCGGCGCCGACGTGCTCGTCTACCCCACCGCGATCGGGTCCGAGCCCGACCACCCCGAGTTCGACACCCAGCCGCTGTGGCAGCACACCATCGTCGGCCACGCGATCGCCAACGGCCTGTTCGTCGTCGCGCCGAACCGCACCGGCACGGAGGGGCTCATCACGTTCTACGGCACCTCGTTCGTGGCCGACCCCTACGGCCGGATCCTCGTGCAGGCGCCGCGCGAGACCGAGGCGGTGCTGGTCACCGACCTGGACCTGTCGCAGCGCAAGGACTGGCTCGACCTGTTCCCGTTCCTCGCCACCCGGCGCCCCGACAGCTACGCCGCGCTGAGCGAGCCGGTGCGCCCCGAGCACCAGCGCCAGGTCTCCGAATGA
- a CDS encoding DUF3046 domain-containing protein: MRVSELWRLIDEEFGRAYGRHLARTHVLRALQDRTVEQALAAGVEPRAAWKALCVDLDVPPERWLGRDIPLSDHPD, translated from the coding sequence GTGCGAGTCAGTGAGCTGTGGCGATTGATCGACGAGGAGTTCGGGCGGGCGTACGGCCGGCACCTCGCCAGGACGCACGTGCTGCGCGCGCTGCAGGACCGCACGGTCGAGCAGGCGCTGGCCGCGGGCGTCGAGCCGCGCGCGGCGTGGAAGGCGCTGTGCGTCGACCTGGACGTGCCGCCCGAACGGTGGCTGGGCCGCGACATCCCGCTGAGCGACCACCCCGACTGA
- the recA gene encoding recombinase RecA produces the protein MAGNLKSVGGGDKEKSLDVVLAQIEKSHGKGAVMRLGDDVRPPVQVIPTGAIALDVALGVGGLPRGRVVEVYGPESSGKTTVALHAVASAQKNGGIAAFIDAEHALDPEYAKKLGVDTDALLVSQPDTGEQALEIADMLIRSGSLDIIVIDSVAALVPRAEIEGEMGDSHVGLQARLMSQALRKITGALNSTGTTAIFINQLREKIGVMFGSPETTTGGKALKFYASVRLDVRRIETLKDGSDPVGNRTRVKVVKNKVSPPFKQAEFDILYGQGISREGGLIDMGVEQGFVRKSGAWYTYEGDQLGQGKENARTFLKDNPDLADELERKIKAKLGVGPGLPEDAAAGEPAGATEPDQVPVDF, from the coding sequence ATGGCAGGCAACCTGAAGTCCGTCGGCGGCGGCGACAAGGAGAAGTCGCTCGACGTCGTCCTCGCCCAGATCGAGAAGTCCCACGGCAAGGGCGCGGTGATGCGCCTCGGTGACGACGTGCGCCCGCCGGTGCAGGTGATCCCGACCGGGGCGATCGCCCTCGACGTCGCGCTCGGCGTGGGCGGTCTGCCCCGTGGCCGCGTCGTGGAGGTCTACGGGCCCGAGTCCAGCGGAAAGACCACGGTCGCGCTGCACGCGGTCGCCAGCGCCCAGAAGAACGGCGGCATCGCGGCGTTCATCGACGCCGAGCACGCGCTCGACCCGGAGTACGCCAAGAAGCTCGGCGTCGACACCGACGCGCTGCTGGTCAGCCAGCCCGACACCGGTGAGCAGGCGCTGGAGATCGCCGACATGCTGATCCGCTCCGGCTCGCTCGACATCATCGTCATCGACTCGGTGGCCGCGCTCGTGCCGCGCGCCGAGATCGAGGGCGAGATGGGTGACAGCCACGTCGGTCTGCAGGCGCGGCTGATGAGCCAGGCGCTGCGCAAGATCACCGGTGCGCTCAACTCCACGGGCACCACCGCGATCTTCATCAACCAGCTGCGCGAGAAGATCGGTGTGATGTTCGGTTCTCCCGAGACCACCACGGGCGGCAAGGCGCTGAAGTTCTACGCCTCGGTGCGGCTCGACGTGCGCCGCATCGAGACCCTCAAGGACGGCTCCGACCCGGTCGGCAACCGCACCCGGGTCAAGGTCGTCAAGAACAAGGTCTCCCCGCCGTTCAAGCAGGCCGAGTTCGACATCCTCTACGGCCAGGGCATCTCCCGCGAGGGCGGCCTGATCGACATGGGCGTCGAGCAGGGCTTCGTGCGCAAGTCCGGCGCTTGGTACACCTACGAGGGCGACCAGCTCGGGCAGGGCAAGGAGAACGCCCGCACCTTCCTCAAGGACAACCCCGACCTGGCCGACGAGCTGGAGCGCAAGATCAAGGCGAAGCTCGGCGTCGGCCCGGGGCTGCCCGAGGACGCCGCGGCCGGTGAGCCGGCCGGCGCGACCGAGCCCGACCAGGTGCCGGTCGACTTCTGA
- a CDS encoding regulatory protein RecX, translated as MTASQQHPAAPSTSPRGRRRGRASEPPATGAAAADREPDAHEVARTIALRQLTMGPRSRSQLEDKLRQRGCDDQVATEVLDRLEEVGLIDDTAYAQMLVRSQQATRGLARRALRHELRKKGVDDDTAAEALDQVSDEAEVEQARELVAKKLRSMHGLDATVQARRLAGMLARKGYGGDVAWRVVREAVDEAEEHRRD; from the coding sequence ATGACCGCTTCCCAGCAGCACCCTGCGGCGCCGTCCACGTCCCCCCGTGGGCGGCGCCGCGGGCGTGCGTCCGAGCCACCGGCCACCGGTGCGGCGGCTGCCGACCGCGAGCCCGACGCCCACGAGGTGGCCCGCACCATCGCCCTGCGGCAGCTGACCATGGGTCCGCGCAGCCGCTCCCAGCTCGAGGACAAGCTGCGCCAGCGCGGCTGCGACGACCAGGTCGCCACCGAGGTGCTCGACCGGCTCGAGGAGGTCGGGCTGATCGACGACACCGCCTACGCGCAGATGCTGGTGCGCTCCCAGCAGGCCACCCGCGGCCTCGCCCGTCGCGCCCTGCGGCACGAGCTGCGCAAGAAGGGCGTCGACGACGACACCGCCGCCGAGGCCCTCGACCAGGTCAGCGACGAGGCCGAGGTCGAGCAGGCCCGCGAGCTGGTCGCCAAGAAGCTGCGCAGCATGCACGGTCTCGACGCCACCGTGCAGGCGCGGCGGCTGGCCGGCATGCTCGCCCGCAAGGGTTACGGCGGCGACGTCGCCTGGCGCGTCGTGCGGGAGGCGGTCGACGAGGCCGAGGAGCACCGGCGCGACTGA